The sequence below is a genomic window from Photobacterium atrarenae.
GATGATCCAGCTCGAGCTGGAGAACGGCATTCCGCGCAATCCGTTTATCAATGCCGGCGCCCTGGTGGTGTCGGACTTACTGCACAGCCGCCTGTCAGCACCGCAGTACCGGATGCTGGAGCTGGTGCGCGAGCTGTCGGGCGACCCGCATGTGGTGTACGACAAAGAAGTTGCCAATTCGGAGATGCAGCACAGCGATCGCAATGCCTCAATTGCCTACCTGATGCGCTCATTTGGCAACTTCGATAACGAGGTGATGCCGGTGCTGACCAACTACTTCAGCTACTGCGCGTTGAAAATGAGCTGTGTCGATCTGGCCCGAACTTTCAGTTACCTGGCGAATAAAGGGCTTCCTTTAGGCGCAAAAAAATCGATCATCAGCCAGACTCAGAGTAAGCAGATCAATGCCCTGCTGGCGACTTGCGGCCTGTATGACGGTGCCGGTGAGTTTGCCTACCGGGTCGGGATGCCGGGTAAATCCGGGGTCGGTGGCGGGATCATTGCCGTGGTTCCGGGGGAAATGACCATTGCCGTCTGGTCGCCGGAGCTGGATCCGTCCGGCAACTCCCTGGCCGGAACAGCCGCGCTGGAACTGCTGGCGGAGCGGATCGGCCGCTCGATTTTCTAAGCAAAGCGATGAAGCGGGGCATCGCTTTTGATTGAAGGGGATGCCTATGTCAAATCGTGATCGGTGGGTTACGGCTGGTTTGATGGTGCCGAGAGGCATTATGCTGGCTTTGGGTTTAATCGCAGCGTGCGTACCTATTCAGGCGACAGCGCAACACCAGTCTCAGGTTCAAGCCCAAGTTCAAACCCAAGTAAAAGCTCAAGATCAAGCCGAGCCCTGCCAGCCGCAGTGGCTCAATTCGGTGAGCCTGCAGGACGGCACCTTAACCCTGGCGATGGCCGGGGAGCGTTTTAAGGTTGAGTCCGACGGCCAGCTCTACTACGACGTCCATAAAGTCCGGCTGACGGCCCTGCAGATGGGCGTGCTGGCTGACTACCACCAGTTCATGCGGCAAGAACTCCCCTATGTCTTGTCCCACTCGCAATTGGTTGACGAAGGGCTGTGCCGGCACTTGGTGATGCGCCGGGCCAAAGAGCAGGTGGTTCAGCGCCAGATCCCGGCCCTGAAGCACTGGCAGAGCGTCAGCCTACCACAGAGCGAACGATAAGCGCCTGATGCTCAGTGAGCATCAGGCGCTTTTTGTTATGGCGGGGATGGTCGTTTAATCTTCCTCGACAAACGCGGCCAGCAGATCGTTGAGGAATAGCTTACCGTGTTCGGTGATCTGCCATTCATCGCCCCGATCAGCCAGGTAGTTCTGGTCCAGCGCCCAAGTGATCGGCGTGTCAATCGCGCTGAGCGGTAAGCCGGTGCGCTCGACGAAGTGCTGTTTCGGGCAGGCTTCCAGCAGGCGAAAACGGTTCATAAAAAACTCAAACGGCCGCTCGCTGCCCGCGACCTGGGTTTGTTGATCCAGATAAGGTTTCTGCGGGTTGAGGTAGCCGCGCGGGTGCTTCACTTTCACCGTCCGGGTGATAGTGCCGTCAGCAAAGCTGATCTTGCCGTGGGCACCGCAGCCAATGCCTAAGTAATCGCCGAAGCGCCAGTAGTTGAGGTTATGGCGGCATTGCACACCGGGTTTGCTGTAGCCGGAGATCTCATACTGGACATAGCCAGCTTCACGCAGCAGCTGGTGGCCTTGCTCGAAAATATCCCACAGGTCGTCATCGTCCGGCAGCGTTGGCGGTTTGGAGTAGAACAGGGTGTTCGGCTCGATGGTCAGCTGGTACCAGGACAGGTGCGGCGGATCCAGCGCAATGGCTTGTTTGAGATCAGACAGTGCATCGTCAATTGACTGATCCGGCAACCCGTGCATCAGATCGAGGTTGAAGCTGCTGAGGCCTGCCTCTTGTGCCAGCCGGGCGGCGCGCACCGCTTCACTGCTGCCGTGGATCCGGCCCAGGCGCTTGAGCTTGTCGTCCTGGAAGCTCTGGATCCCGATCGAGATCCGGTTGACCCCGACCGCCCGGTAGGCCTTGAACCGATCGGCTTCTACAGTGCCCGGGTTGGCTTCCATGGTAATTTCAATCCCTTCGGCAAACGGGATCCGGGCCTCGATTTCGCGCAGCAGGCGACCAATCTCATCCGGGGAGATCAGGCTCGGGGTCCCGCCGCCAATAAAGATGGAGTGGAGCGGCCGGTCGCCGTTGTCCAGCCGGTAAGCAGCCAGATCGGTGTCCAGATCTTCAAGCAGTGCATCAATGTAGTCCAGCTCCGGGATGTCAGCTTTGAGCGCATGCGAGTTGAAATCGCAATACGGACATTTCTGCACGCACCAGGGAATGTGGACATACAGGCTCAGTGGAGGCGGGACTAGCATCAGGCGTCCTTCAGGGCGGCGAACAGTTGTTGCAGCGCCTTACCCCGATGCGACAGTTGCTTCTTGCGGGCAGGTGCCAGTTCGGCAGAGGCACACTGGTCTTCCGGCACCCAGAATACCGGATCATAGCCAAAGCCGTTTTCGCCGTGCGGCTCGGTCAGGATGCGACCTTCCCAGGTGCCGTGGCACACCAGTGGAGTCGGATCGTTCTCATGGCGCATCATGACCAGCACGCAGTGGAAGCGGGCGGTACGCTCGGCTTCCGGGACGCCTTCCATAGCTTTCAGCAGCTTGTTGAGGTTGTCCAGATCGGAAGCACCTTCACCGGCAAAGCGCGCGGAATAGATCCCCGGAGCGCCTTTGAGGAAGTCGACTTCCAGGCCCGAGTCGTCGGCAATGGCCGGCAAACCGGTTTCTTTGGCGGCATGACGAGCTTTGATAATGGCGTTTTCGATAAAGGTGGTGCCGGTTTCGGCCACCGAAGAGACCTGGTAGTCACTCTGGGCGACCACATCAAAACCGAAATCGGCCAGCAGGCTTGCCATCTCTTTTACTTTGCCCTGGTTTCCCGTGGCCAGTACTAGTTTGCTCATCGCTATCCTCGCAGCGGTCTGTATCGTCGTGGGGCGCTATGATAAACCCAATTGTCGCGAGTCACCAGCCTGCCGTCGGCGGGCAGCGGGGCGGGGGAGAAATGGAAGGAGCCGGCAGGCCCCTTAACCGGTTGTTAATCGACGAAGAAGGTCTGCTTGAAGGCTATCTGGCCGCTGTTGCCGCCCTGGAACACATCAATGGTGAAGGTGAAGCTTTCTTCATTGGCATGGCTGAGCTCGGCGATATAGTAAATCGCATCCCCTTCGCGGACTTCCCGGAACGAGAGGTTACGGATGCTCCCCAGCAGGTTTTTGGCCTGGCCGGATAAGGTTGCGGTAACCGCCGGTTTACCTTCCTGGGAGGCATCGAGCACGGTTACATTGACCACCGCCGAGTAGCGGCTGCGCTGGATCCGGTAGGCATTGGCGATTTCCGGGGTTAGGAAAGTTGAAGGAAAGCTTGAATAGTGGACTTCCAGATTACCGATATTGGTGACTTGCTCGGCCTGAGCCGGGAGGGCTGTCAGCAAGAGCAGAGCGAAGCTGAATAACCATTTCATTGTAATGTCTCCAAGAGGGTTTTGGGGCCTTAGGCAGCCCGATAGCATTATTGTCGGTCAGTTTTTGCGGATTCACCACATGAGATGTGGGGGCATGTCGTGACATGTGGCAAAGCGGTGCCAGTGTAGCGGATTTTTAAGTGATTGTTTTAACGTGATTTGAAAACAGAGGTGTTGGTCGGGGAATGAGGCCGGGAAGGGGCTCCCGGCCTGTGGATCAATGGAGCAGCGTTGCGATGGTCCCGGGAAGCTCACGCGGGGACTCGATGCGCACTTGTTTGTGGCGGCCCAGTTCTCCCTTTTCGATGACCACCTGACCTTTGGCGACCTTGAACTGTTTGGCCAGGTACTTGGTCAGGTGGGCATTGGCTTTCCCGTCTACCGGCGGGGCGGTGATGGCGACCTTTAATTCGTCGCCATGCAGGCCAACCAGCTGATCGCGGCTGGCCTTGGGCTGGATATAGAGCCGGAGGCGCAGATCCTCTCCGTCCCGGATCACCGCGGGCTGGCTCATAGCTGATGCCAGATCGGGCCGATCAGATCGCCCATCAGGAAGTTGGCAAACTGCAGGCCGATAAACAGCACCAGGACGCTGAGATCCAGGCCGCCCATCGCCGGGATGAAGCGGCGGATCGGCGCGGTCATCGGCTCGGTCAGCTGATGCATGACATATTCAACTGGGCTGCTGCCCTGGCTGACCCAGCTCAGGATCGCCCGTAGCAGCAGGACCCAGAACAGCAGGCCACCAGCGGCTTTGACCAGCGACAGCGCGCCAACCCAGAGAAAATCAGTGCTGAATGCCAGCGCGCCGCCGGTGAGGACCAGCTGCAGGGTAATGAACTTGGCAATGCTCAGGACATAGGCAAAGAGCAGGGTGGCCAGATCAAGCGAGCCAACTGAGGGGATCACCCGGCGCAGCGGCGCAACCACAGGTTGGGTAGCTTTGACGACAAACTGGGAGAACGGGTTGTAGAAGTCGGCCCGGGCCCACTGGAGCCAGATCCGTAGCAGGACGACCATGATATAGAGGTCAAACAGGGTGTTGACCAAAAAGCCAAGTGAATTCATAACGTAACCTTAAAATAATTTTTCCATCTCTTCAGCGCGGGCGACGGCTGCACGCATTGCTTTCGCTACGATATCACCAAGTTGATGTTCGTTAAACGTGCGCAGAGCTTCGGCCGTGGTTCCACCTTTTGAAGTGACCTGTTCGCGCAGGGTCGACAGCTCGGTTTCCGGGTTGGCGACGACCATGGCGGCGGCACCGGTGGCGGCTTGTTGCACGAGCTGGCGGGCGGTTTCCGGTGCAAATCCCTGGCGAATGGCTTCGGCTTGCATCGCTTCCATAAACAGGAAGAAATAGGCTGGGGCACTGCCCGCTGCTGCAATCACGCCGTTGATGCCGGACTCTTCGTCGACCCAGCAGACTTCGCCGACCGCTTTCATCAAATCTTCGGCAAATTGCTTGTCAGTTTGCGGCACTGTGGTCGGAGCATACATACCGCTCATCCCTTTGCCGAGCAGCGACGGGGTGTTTGGCATCACCCGTACCAGTTTCAGCTCGGCATTGAGCATGGCGTTAAAGCGCTGGGCGGAGATCCCGGCAGCAATCGAGATCACCAGCTTGTCGGCAAAGTTGATTGCCTGAAGCGGGCGGCAGACTTCCGCCATCAGCTGGGGTTTCACCGCCAGGACGATCACATCGGCTTGCTCGGCAGCCCGGAGGTTATCATCTGTGGTGTGAATCCCGTAATCACGGGCCAGCGGCTCCCGGCGGGCCGGGCTGGGGGCCGTGGCGGTGATTTTATCCGGTGCGTAGCCGCTTTGAACCAGGCCGGCGATAATTGAGCGGGCCATATTCCCTGCACCGATGAAGGCGATTGAACGTTGTTCCATGTCTAATCCTTAGTTAAATCCTGAATATTTACGCGTAATCACGCGCCCCGAAAATAGCGGTGCCGATCCGGACGATGGTACTGCCGGCGGCGATGGCCGCTTCCATATCACCACTCATTCCCATCGACAGGGTGTCGAGCTGCGGGTGTTTGGCTTGCAGTTTCTGCTGGGCGCCGGCCAGGGCGCGAAAAGCTGTAAGCTGGCTGTCGTAATCTTCTGCTTTTTGCGGGATCGACATTAACCCGCGCAGCACCAGGTTGGGAAGCCCGGCAATGGCATCGGCCAGGCTTTCCAGCTCGTCAAAGCTGATCCCTGATTTGCTGGCTTCGCCGCTGGTGTTGACCTGCAGTAAGATATTGAGCGGCGGCAGTTGAGCCGGGCGTTGCTCACTGAGGCGGCGGGCGATCTTGAGCCGATCAACAGAATGAACCCAGTCGAAATGCTCGGCAATCGGACGGGTTTTGTTGGACTGGATCGGGCCAATAAAATGCCAGCTCAGCTGCATTGCTTGCGGATGATCGGCAAAATGCTGAACTTTGTCGACGCCTTCCTGCACATAGTTTTCACCAAAAGCGAGCTGCCCTGCGGCGATGGCCTCGTCAATGGCTGCGATCGGCTTGGTCTTGCTGACGGCCAGCAATTGGACGGAATTTTCGAGCCGGCCGCATTTTTCGCAGGCCGCGGCTATCTCAGCCATGACCTGCTCAATGTTTTGTTTGATACTGCTCATAATTGATTCTGTAGGGAAAGTTAATGGATATCACTGAACTACTGGACTTTAGTGTAAAGCATAATGCCTCCGATCTGCACCTTTCTGCCGGGGTGGCGCCGATGATCCGGGTCGATGGCGATGTCAGAAAGCTCAGTCTGCCGGCACTGGAGCATGGGGAAGTGCACCGGTTGGTGTTTGATATTATGACCGACGCCCAGCGCCGGGAGTTTGAAGAGAAGCTGGAAGTGGATTTCTCGTTTGAGCTGCCGCAGGTCGGCCGTTTCCGGGTCAATGCTTTTCATCAGGCTCGCGGCTGCGCGGCGGTGTTCCGGACCATACCGGTCCAGGTACCGTCCCTGAGCTCGCTCAATGTGCCCGAGGTGTTCTACAACATCGCCCAGTGCCAGCGCGGTCTGGTGCTGGTGACCGGGGCGACCGGCTCGGGGAAGTCGACCACCATTGCAGCCCTGGTCGATTACATAAACGAGAACTTCAACCGCCATATCCTGACCATTGAAGATCCGGTCGAGTTTGTTCATCACGGCAAGCGCTGTTTGATCAACCAGCGCGAAGTGCATCGCGATACCCATAGCTTCCACCGGGCCTTGCGCTCGGCGCTGCGTGAAGACCCGGATGTGATTGTGGTTGGTGAGCTGCGCGATCAGGAAACCATCAGCCTGGCGCTGACGGCTGCTGAAACCGGTCACCTGGTGCTGGGCACCTTGCATACCAGCTCGGCGGCTAAAACCATTGATCGGATCATCGATGTGTTCCCGGGCAATGATAAAGCCATGGTGCGCTCGATGCTGTCGGAATCGTTGCGGGCGGTGGTCTCGCAACACCTGCTCAAATGTACCACCGGCGGTCGGGTTGCGACCCATGAAGTGATGATGGCCACCCCGGCGATCCGCAATTTGATCCGGGAAGATAAAGTGGCGCAGATGTACTCGATGATCCAGACCGGCTCGGCGCTGGGCATGCAAACCATGGAGCAGAGCGTCAGGATGCTGGTGGCCCAGGGCATCGTCGATGCTGAAGAGGGGCGGCGGATTGTCGATGGTAACTCGTGACAAACAGAGAGAGCAGGGTGACTGAACAGGAAAGGTAACATCATGACATTACAGCAGATCCTTGAAGAGATGGTGCGCTGCAAGGCCTCGGATCTCTATCTCACGGTGGACTCCCCCGGCTTGCTGCGGGTGGATGGTCATTTGCACCCGGTCGGCGAGGTGCTGGATCGCGGGGCGGTCGATCGTTTGTTTGCAGAAGCGATGGACAGCAATCAGCGCAGCGAGTTTGCGGCGACCAAGGAAGCCAATTTTGCCCTGGTGCGGGGGGAGCTGCGGTTTCGGATCAGTGCTTTTTGGCAGCGGGAAATGCCGGGGATGGTGATCCGCCGGATAGAAACCGAAATCCCGGATCTACATGCGCTCAACCTGCCGATGGATATGCAGAAGATGGCTCTGGCCAAGCGGGGACTGGTGCTGGTGGTCGGGGCGACCGGCTCGGGTAAGTCGACCACCATGGCGGCGCTGACCGGCTATCGCAATCACAACCGCAGCGGCCATATTCTGACGGTGGAAGATCCGATTGAGTTCGTGCACAAGCATCATCGCTGTATCATCACTCAACGTGAAGTCGGGCTGGATACCGAAAGCTACGATGTGGCACTGAAAAACTCGTTGCGCCAGGCGCCGGATATGATCCTGATTGGCGAGATCCGGACTCCGGAGACCATGGAGTACGCGATGAACTTTGCCGAAACCGGTCACTTGTGCATGGCAACCCTGCATGCCAACAATGCCAATCAGGCGCTGGAGCGGATCCTGCATCTGGTGCCGAAAGAGCGGCGCGAGCAGTTCCTGTTTGATCTGTCGCTCAACCTTAAATGTATTCTGGCCCAGCAGTTGATCCCGGATGCTAATGGGGTCGGCCGGCATGGTGCGTTTGAGCTGCTGCTCAATACACCGCGGATCGCCGATCTGATCCGTCGCGGCGAGCTGCATGAGGTTAAAGAAGCGATGGCGAAATCGACCGATTCAGGCATGATGACCTTTGATCAGTCGCTGTACGAGTTGTTCAGTCAGGGCAAAATTACTGAGCAGGATGCGCTGCACCATGCCGACTCGGCCAACGATTTACGCCTGATGATCAAAGTCGGCAGCAAGACCCAGCAGGCGAAAAATGCCCTCGATGGCGTGACCATTGATATGCGTTAATACGCTTCGACATGATGATCCTACGCATAGATAAAAGCTTTTGGGTTGTGATGATCCAAAAGCTCTTTTTGCTGAACGGTATATTCAAGTAACTGATAAAGAAGAGTTTATCCTGAGCTGGTGATCCAGGTGTACAGCTTGGGAAGCTTTTGGGTTCCAGAAGTCCAAAAGCTGTACAGGCGGATCAGGCCCCGGATCAGCTGGGAGCGCCGGATCAAGTTGCGAGTGCTTCTGAGGCGCGGGATCTTTTTGCTGCAATTTGAGGGAAAAGCTGTACGCGGGACAGAAGGGGGGCAGAGGCGAGCGCTTGGCCTGGATGGTGATGGCTCTGCGCTCGTTGCTGAAAAGTCGGGGGATG
It includes:
- the glsB gene encoding glutaminase B; the protein is MKPTEALLHDILDEVRPLIGRGKVADYIPALANVPADKLGIAVCYNDGEIIQAGDSEEGFSIQSISKVLSLTLAMTLYEPLEIWQRVGKEPSGHAFNSMIQLELENGIPRNPFINAGALVVSDLLHSRLSAPQYRMLELVRELSGDPHVVYDKEVANSEMQHSDRNASIAYLMRSFGNFDNEVMPVLTNYFSYCALKMSCVDLARTFSYLANKGLPLGAKKSIISQTQSKQINALLATCGLYDGAGEFAYRVGMPGKSGVGGGIIAVVPGEMTIAVWSPELDPSGNSLAGTAALELLAERIGRSIF
- the hemW gene encoding radical SAM family heme chaperone HemW, whose protein sequence is MLVPPPLSLYVHIPWCVQKCPYCDFNSHALKADIPELDYIDALLEDLDTDLAAYRLDNGDRPLHSIFIGGGTPSLISPDEIGRLLREIEARIPFAEGIEITMEANPGTVEADRFKAYRAVGVNRISIGIQSFQDDKLKRLGRIHGSSEAVRAARLAQEAGLSSFNLDLMHGLPDQSIDDALSDLKQAIALDPPHLSWYQLTIEPNTLFYSKPPTLPDDDDLWDIFEQGHQLLREAGYVQYEISGYSKPGVQCRHNLNYWRFGDYLGIGCGAHGKISFADGTITRTVKVKHPRGYLNPQKPYLDQQTQVAGSERPFEFFMNRFRLLEACPKQHFVERTGLPLSAIDTPITWALDQNYLADRGDEWQITEHGKLFLNDLLAAFVEED
- a CDS encoding XTP/dITP diphosphatase, whose protein sequence is MSKLVLATGNQGKVKEMASLLADFGFDVVAQSDYQVSSVAETGTTFIENAIIKARHAAKETGLPAIADDSGLEVDFLKGAPGIYSARFAGEGASDLDNLNKLLKAMEGVPEAERTARFHCVLVMMRHENDPTPLVCHGTWEGRILTEPHGENGFGYDPVFWVPEDQCASAELAPARKKQLSHRGKALQQLFAALKDA
- a CDS encoding DUF4426 domain-containing protein is translated as MKWLFSFALLLLTALPAQAEQVTNIGNLEVHYSSFPSTFLTPEIANAYRIQRSRYSAVVNVTVLDASQEGKPAVTATLSGQAKNLLGSIRNLSFREVREGDAIYYIAELSHANEESFTFTIDVFQGGNSGQIAFKQTFFVD
- the yggU gene encoding DUF167 family protein YggU; this translates as MSQPAVIRDGEDLRLRLYIQPKASRDQLVGLHGDELKVAITAPPVDGKANAHLTKYLAKQFKVAKGQVVIEKGELGRHKQVRIESPRELPGTIATLLH
- a CDS encoding YggT family protein; the protein is MNSLGFLVNTLFDLYIMVVLLRIWLQWARADFYNPFSQFVVKATQPVVAPLRRVIPSVGSLDLATLLFAYVLSIAKFITLQLVLTGGALAFSTDFLWVGALSLVKAAGGLLFWVLLLRAILSWVSQGSSPVEYVMHQLTEPMTAPIRRFIPAMGGLDLSVLVLFIGLQFANFLMGDLIGPIWHQL
- the proC gene encoding pyrroline-5-carboxylate reductase, whose protein sequence is MEQRSIAFIGAGNMARSIIAGLVQSGYAPDKITATAPSPARREPLARDYGIHTTDDNLRAAEQADVIVLAVKPQLMAEVCRPLQAINFADKLVISIAAGISAQRFNAMLNAELKLVRVMPNTPSLLGKGMSGMYAPTTVPQTDKQFAEDLMKAVGEVCWVDEESGINGVIAAAGSAPAYFFLFMEAMQAEAIRQGFAPETARQLVQQAATGAAAMVVANPETELSTLREQVTSKGGTTAEALRTFNEHQLGDIVAKAMRAAVARAEEMEKLF
- a CDS encoding YggS family pyridoxal phosphate-dependent enzyme encodes the protein MSSIKQNIEQVMAEIAAACEKCGRLENSVQLLAVSKTKPIAAIDEAIAAGQLAFGENYVQEGVDKVQHFADHPQAMQLSWHFIGPIQSNKTRPIAEHFDWVHSVDRLKIARRLSEQRPAQLPPLNILLQVNTSGEASKSGISFDELESLADAIAGLPNLVLRGLMSIPQKAEDYDSQLTAFRALAGAQQKLQAKHPQLDTLSMGMSGDMEAAIAAGSTIVRIGTAIFGARDYA
- a CDS encoding type IV pilus twitching motility protein PilT, producing the protein MDITELLDFSVKHNASDLHLSAGVAPMIRVDGDVRKLSLPALEHGEVHRLVFDIMTDAQRREFEEKLEVDFSFELPQVGRFRVNAFHQARGCAAVFRTIPVQVPSLSSLNVPEVFYNIAQCQRGLVLVTGATGSGKSTTIAALVDYINENFNRHILTIEDPVEFVHHGKRCLINQREVHRDTHSFHRALRSALREDPDVIVVGELRDQETISLALTAAETGHLVLGTLHTSSAAKTIDRIIDVFPGNDKAMVRSMLSESLRAVVSQHLLKCTTGGRVATHEVMMATPAIRNLIREDKVAQMYSMIQTGSALGMQTMEQSVRMLVAQGIVDAEEGRRIVDGNS
- a CDS encoding PilT/PilU family type 4a pilus ATPase; amino-acid sequence: MTLQQILEEMVRCKASDLYLTVDSPGLLRVDGHLHPVGEVLDRGAVDRLFAEAMDSNQRSEFAATKEANFALVRGELRFRISAFWQREMPGMVIRRIETEIPDLHALNLPMDMQKMALAKRGLVLVVGATGSGKSTTMAALTGYRNHNRSGHILTVEDPIEFVHKHHRCIITQREVGLDTESYDVALKNSLRQAPDMILIGEIRTPETMEYAMNFAETGHLCMATLHANNANQALERILHLVPKERREQFLFDLSLNLKCILAQQLIPDANGVGRHGAFELLLNTPRIADLIRRGELHEVKEAMAKSTDSGMMTFDQSLYELFSQGKITEQDALHHADSANDLRLMIKVGSKTQQAKNALDGVTIDMR